One window of the Mixophyes fleayi isolate aMixFle1 chromosome 6, aMixFle1.hap1, whole genome shotgun sequence genome contains the following:
- the C6H10orf105 gene encoding uncharacterized protein C10orf105 homolog isoform X2, which translates to MNTESADKFNNETLGGTPIIVLFNTTMENISVNTTKIPLDLTDPLPIIISLVCICLLLATCLIFITLCKPAALDQSLYGPREFMPYHVEDASEPQLRLWKRLGSLRQSINSFRRSRPISQCPRLPSTNQDWSFMESTKM; encoded by the coding sequence ATGAACACTGAAAGTGCAGATAAGTTCAATAATGAAACACTAGGGGGAACCCCTATCATTGTACTTTTTAACACCACAATGGAGAATATTTCAGTAAATACCACCAAAATCCCCTTGGATTTGACAGATCCATTACCCATCATCATCTCTCTTGTGTGCATTTGTCTACTGCTTGCCACCTGCCTAATTTTTATAACACTGTGCAAGCCTGCAGCCCTAGACCAGTCTCTGTATGGGCCACGGGAATTTATGCCATATCATGTTGAAGATGCAAGTGAACCACAACTCAGACTCTGGAAGAGGTTGGGGTCGCTCAGGCAATCAATCAACAGCTTCAGACGCAGTAGGCCAATCTCTCAGTGTCCGAGACTGCCATCAACCAACCAAGACTGGTCTTTTATGGAGTCCACCAAAATGTGA
- the C6H10orf105 gene encoding uncharacterized protein C10orf105 homolog isoform X1, producing the protein MGKMNTESADKFNNETLGGTPIIVLFNTTMENISVNTTKIPLDLTDPLPIIISLVCICLLLATCLIFITLCKPAALDQSLYGPREFMPYHVEDASEPQLRLWKRLGSLRQSINSFRRSRPISQCPRLPSTNQDWSFMESTKM; encoded by the exons ATGG GTAAGATGAACACTGAAAGTGCAGATAAGTTCAATAATGAAACACTAGGGGGAACCCCTATCATTGTACTTTTTAACACCACAATGGAGAATATTTCAGTAAATACCACCAAAATCCCCTTGGATTTGACAGATCCATTACCCATCATCATCTCTCTTGTGTGCATTTGTCTACTGCTTGCCACCTGCCTAATTTTTATAACACTGTGCAAGCCTGCAGCCCTAGACCAGTCTCTGTATGGGCCACGGGAATTTATGCCATATCATGTTGAAGATGCAAGTGAACCACAACTCAGACTCTGGAAGAGGTTGGGGTCGCTCAGGCAATCAATCAACAGCTTCAGACGCAGTAGGCCAATCTCTCAGTGTCCGAGACTGCCATCAACCAACCAAGACTGGTCTTTTATGGAGTCCACCAAAATGTGA